The nucleotide sequence TCTTACAGGCCCGGTTCTTCTTTCAACAACTAATTTCTGGAGTCAGCTATTGTCACTCTATGGTATTTGAAACTTCTTATCCCAATATTCtctttttttcatgttttttgtGAGTTATTTTTAGCtggattatttatttatttatttttttgtttttcatgatTAAAGCAAGTTTGTCACCGTGATTTGAAGCTAGAGAACACGTTGTTGGACGGAAGTCCTGCTCCTCGTTTGAAGATTTGTGATTTTGGATATTCCAAGGTAGTTTTCTTTATAATTTACATTATCACATTATTGGTCAAAGTTCATATAGGTTTGACTTTTCTCTATGTTGTATTGCAGTCTTCAGTGCTGCATTCACAGCCAAAGTCTACGGTTGGTACACCAGCATACATAGCTCCTGAAGTGTTGCTTAGGCAAGAGTATGATGGAAAGGTCGGCTCGTTTATCTATTCTTATATGTTTCTTGATCCATATAAGATGTCGGGTCAAACTTTTAATCTCCTGAAGTGTGTGGTAAACTAAATTCCACTCATAATTTTTgttttcagattgcagatgtgtgGTCGTGTGGTGTGACATTATACGTCATGCTTGTCGGTGGCTACCCTTTCGAAGACCCTAACGAACCAAAAGATTTTCGGAAGACAATTCATGTATGGTGTAAACATATTCACATCTACAATTCATAATGCTAAAATGTATGatattaaattattaatataGTAGTTGTGATTTACAGAGAATTCTTCATGTCCAGTATTCGATTCCAGAAAACATCCAGATATCCCCGGAATGTCGGCACCTCATCTCGAGAATATTTGTTGGAGACCCTGCACAGGTTAGTCATGTAAAAAGTTCACATTTTTTATCAACCAGTCTATGTGCTAACGATGTTGTACATTTCAACAGAGAATCACGATGGCAGAGATAAAGCAACACGAGTGGTTTCTAAAGAACCTCCCCGCTAATCTAATGGATGAAGATAACATGATGAACAGCCAGTTCGAAGAGCCTGATCAACCGATGCAGAGTGTGGATGCCATCATGCAGATAATATCCGAAGCCACCATTCCACCCGCTGGCCTTTACGATCTCGACATGATGGATGATGATCTGGATGATTTCGACTCTGACCCTGATGAACTTGATATTGATAGTAGCGGTGAGATCATATATGCCATATGATGGTCCGGTATCAATATACAAGTTGTTGTAGAATCATGTGGGTTGTGGTTAGATATCGAGATGGGAGTCGGGTTGTGGTTTTTGTATCAGGTCGGGTCTTTTTTTTTCATGAACGGTATCGCGGAATCTAGGATTTTTATCGCGGATTTGGTCTTTGATCTGTCGTGGAAAATGGGTCTGGCCTTTTTTGTATCACTACCGGAGTTGGAATTGAAATTTGTACACCTATTGTTGTTTCTGGATCTTGTGAACCCCTTTTTTGTGTAACAGAATATGCCCATTCTGGAGCTATATACAATTTTTAATGTAAATAGCGCATAAGCGAACTAAAAAGTTGGGGCCCTTTTAGAGTTTTTTATATAATTGTTTCTCTTTTACCCGGACTTGGAAGGGACAACAATAAAATAGTTGACGGAGTATTAAAAAATAGTATATATGCATAGCACATAAACACAATTATAGTATCTAACTAATCAACTAAATCAACTTCACAAAACCTTGGAAAATCAACCAAAATTCAATGTTTAACTTGATGAAGTCCTGATCTAATCAAATGTAAATGCAAATTTTTGCAAACAAGTATGAAAAACTGGATATTACACGTTATAACAATCACAAGCTGATTACGTCAGCATTTAATAGTTGTTAAGAGTGGTTGGCCAAAAGTGGCGGCCacttttgggttttttttttttttttttttttttttttttttttttttttcattttcatgtaatagttatttataggtgatgccaaattataattttatccaggtgtaaaattacgatttcgcccttgattcaaaataaaattttgattttgcccCTGCTTAAATTTACGactttgccctcagttaaaaaatacaattttacccctagttcaaaataaaattattgttttgccctcagctagagtcctgccaaattacgatttcgttcccagtttaaaataacgattttgcccccagctaaaaattacgattctgcccgcagctaaaatattacgattttgcccccatttcaaaataaaaaaaaatggttttgccctcagttcaaaatattattttgcgtccattttaaaattacgactTTACCTCCGCTaaaaattgcaatcttgccatcgtttttttcctttggcaaaaccatggtagtgttttattttactttgttgacttaattttgtttttatcCATGCCAAATTGCTGCGTAGCACACGCTAATTGGTAGTCACAACTTATTGTTTTGCCCTCAACTCTAAATTACACGCTTTtcatcgttttagttatttttttttatcataactatggTATTGTTTTTCTTTAATTGGTTAACTTGATTTATCTTTTTTATGTCGTGTTATAGgtagcatgtataactaaccgacataaaggcgtacatgttattaacctaagaaatactcgatttagcgccccgcaacgcgggcggcgcATAAGTTTAGCTGCCTAACACTGGGTcattattcaaaaaaaaattacatttttgccctgagcccaaaattacggtctcatcatcgtttttttttttttcattgcaaaattatagtagtcttttttttaattgattgataattattcggctatcgccccgcaacgcgggcagAGCATCTACTAGTTACAACTACAAAAGAGAGTTTGGCTATCTTTCAAATGATAAATTAATCGCTATTTCTTCAACTGCAAGTCATTAAATCTTAAAAGGAATTTTGGGGCCTTTGGAGGTGGAGGTCCTAAGCGGTTGCCTTACTTTTATACACTATAGGACCGACCCTACTTGCGGGCCTAATCGAGCCCATTATTTATAACAAATATGTATGCGAATATGGGTAAATGCCATAAAAAACCAACATACTTTCTATTTCTTTCTCCTAAATGTCCCTCTACTTTGTTTGCACTTAAAAAACCATCATATTTTCTTTTTTGTCCCATAAAATTCCCTTAACAACTTTTTGTACATAAAAAACCAACATATTTTTTACTCTTTTAACATACAATACAAGTCCCTTAAATGTTgaatttcaacaaaaaaaaaaaatctattaatAATGATCGGATGAAATAAGAAAtatctgacaaattatattacacttgcaaaaaaaaaatcatttgtttacaactttttagCGATTTTAAATTTATACATACCATTTTCTATATTTTTTATGTTAGTTTATTTTGAATTATGTCATCCACactcttgtatttttattttttttattttcagaatAATATTTATtgttatcaattaattaaatttaaaatggAAAAGAAAAGCGAAATATTGAAGAGAATTTGGTTTGCCATATATTCAATTTAAAACATTAATTCATCTCTCTCATGCACTATTAATAAGTAAAAAAACATTCACAATTTTGTTCAAATTTAACATTTTGAGGGACTTAACTTTTATGTACAAAAAGTTGTTAAGGGACTTTTACGAGACAAAAAATAAAGTATGTTGGTTTTTATTTTAATGACATTTGCCTGTACGAATATGGACTCACTTTTGGGTTGACCCGGTCAAGGTCAACTTTATATTATAATggttattatattttaattttaaattaaaatataataaccATTATAATACTTATGAAGACTAAAGCAAGAAAACAGGTGTATTGCATTGTTCTGTGGTCCACATGAGGAATTGCTGGAAAATTTCATTTGTGATTCTGTTTGGGGTGGCTGGAATATTGAAAAAGGTTATTTAATACTTATGAGGTCTGGATTTTAATATAGTTGGTAGAATATTTGATGAAAGTTGCTTGATGTTGGTTTtgagtttttattattattagatattcAGATTGGTACAACTGTACATGTGTAAAACTGCAATCAACAAACTATCAAAATGTGACATAAATAAACTACTGACCCATTCCAAACGATCCACAGCTGACCCGCTGATCCATTAGTTTGTAACCCGCTCACCCTTTAAATAAATGATTAACCCCATTGATTTGGATTTTGAAAGTCCGGCTTCCACTGATTTTTCATTCAAGCTCCGCCAGTGTGCATAGAGCTAAACTATCGCAGTCCAAAGCATTCGGTCTATTTCTGACAGAATATCTGTACCAATCTGCTATATCCAACCAATGAGAAGCCTACTGAACCATTAATGTCAAAAACAGACATGTGACAAGTGTGCAAAATGCGTCATCAAAACATACTATTACGTTAATCGCCCAATATAGCAACGGGTGCTTGTAAGCCTCACTGTTTTCATCGACTACGGGTGCTTGTAAACTCATTTTTACTCTTACTAAAAACTCAACCAAAAGGTAAACATTTAATTTAATTGTTATCATTTTGAAAATAATATTAGCAAACAAATCGACAAATGCCAAGGTCTAAACTGTAATCACACATCAAACATGAACAAAACTCAAACCCATAGCAACATCAGATGTTTCTACCCAGAGTTTAGCACACATTTATAAGTCTACATACGACACAAAACATAATCGAAATAACCTACAGGTGAAAGCTAGACATAAATTTCAACAATACCAATACGTAACACTAATAGTTAACTGAGGTCTATGGCTTTGTGGCCCGCTCCTATTGGACAAACGAGACAGTGAAGCGCAGACCACCAGTATCCGGACCATTAGAACTACTACCCCACTATTTTCATGAAGTTTGCGAGTCGGTCATCTTCAACGACATTTATCTTAGTATCACGTAGATCACTTTCATAATAACGCCATAAATACGATGTCTCTTCGTCGCATATCACGTCTTCTAACAAAGACAATTTGGTCACAGACGCCGGCAACTCTTCTAGTCCATGACAACCACTCATCTTAAACACTCTCAACCCATTTAGCTCCCCAATCTGATAAGGCAGCGAGTTTATACTCAAACAATCAGATATATCAAGATACATCAAATTACGAAGGTTCCCGATTGACTCAGGTAATTTGGCCAATCGCGTACAAGAATGAACCCTCAGTATTTCCAGATTTAACAGACTCCCGAGTGCTTTGGGAAGGGTATCAAGCTCATGGCAGTTAATGATGCTAAGTTTCTTAAGATGAACAAGATAACATATGCTAGCAGGCGCTTGTTTCAAATCATAACAACCGTCGATTTCAAGCTCCGTGAGGTTCGGTGGCATTGGTGAAGAGTCAACGGAACCACTATCTAACGCATTAGCCATCTCAAACTCCATGAGGTTTGGTGACATAGAAGGGGAGTCAACGGTACAACTCTCTAATGCATTACCGATCTCACACATGATAAAGGAAAGCTTCTGCAAGTTCTTCAATTCATAAATGAATTGAATTGAGGGAGAAAGCGAGACGTGTTCGAGTCTCATTCTTTTTAAGTTGGATAGGTGACTAATCGAAGTAAGTTCATGCAACTCGGAAGGATAAATCCCGTAGCTTGTGACGTTtaaagccttcaattcgttcatTGTTTTTATAAAGTGGGGCAGTGCGTACTTTTTACCTTGTGTGTTTAATACTAAAACTTCAACTTTTGGTGCTTTTAGATCATACCAATCAGACGAGAATGTTTCATCTGCAGACAAATTTAGGTACAGTTACGAAAACAATACTCGCAATTTCGCAAACGGTTATATTCACGATCAGGATAAATAAACGAAACCTGTTGTAATTGATAGGAGACGAGCAGAAATTGGTTGTTGTGTTTGTTTAATCCACCATGCGGGTATATCGTTCGCATGGATTTCTATCAACAATCGTTTTCTTTGTGGTATTGGATCCTGGCTACTCAGATGTATGGCTAAATCTCTTAGTAAATCATGTTGTGTGACATAGTGCTCGTTACAGTAACCTTCAAGTTCACTAGCATTTTTGCTGAAATAAAACGATAATACAGTTGATAAACggagaaaaaaaataaatataattaaattaTTATTTCTAACCTTGCAACAATAAGATTCAAAAGATTTCTTGAAGAAAGCTCAAGAAGAAATTCAATGGTATACATTCCTTCTTTGTCGAGATTATATAACTCGATCCACAAATCCATAAGAGCAGAAGCTGCAATCTTTTCGTCTTCAGGAAATGAACCCATATCAAGGAAACATTCATGAGCTATTGGCAAAGATTCAACAAGTGCATCAACGCTGGCCCGAAGACTAAGCAATAACTCACTGTTTGAATCAAATATAGATTGACCTTCAGACCATTTCTTCAAAGTTGTTCTCCACTCGACCTCACCTTGACCGCGTAGTGATGCACCGACTGCTTTGAGGGCCAATGGAAATCCCTTGCAGCTCTTAACCATCTATAAAGGGAACCACAACCAAACTTCATTAGTGATACATAATTATGTAATATGCAGAAAGATATAGTCATGGTTGCAGAAGTCGCTAGGTGTTCCCACGTCAGTCGACTGGGGAGTTGCGAGTACTcagcctaggcggagagtactcaaGAAGTACTTGAACATGTTAACTTATAAAAAAATAGTTTCGGGAAATTATATATGTGTCAAATATCATAAGCTTGCTAAtgtttataacaaaatacgtaaatatcaatataaataaaaaatacatgTTCAAATGGTAAAGTATTTCAAAAGTTGATATTCATTCCTTgaaaaatgatattcattctttaatatgataaacaaagaaattatgttttattatttttaagtcACTCTCGGCTCGAGTTGACCAACTAGATCCGATTCTAGCCGAGGTTGACCGCATTTGATCGATTCTAAGTAATTAGGTGGAGTTGAAGAAAATCGCCTCGGCAACCTACGTTGTAGCGATTACTCGGCGAGTACTCGGCCTgcgagaccttgttttacaacattGGATATAGTCAAGAAAGTGGAATTAAAAACTCTACCTTGATTATAAGATCTTCAGGCACATTAATACGATCCCCATCACAGGGAAACGCTGAATGGTAAAATAGGGTTCTTGCATCTTCATCATTTAACAAGCCCAATTTATATGTCGAAGCAATAGTAAACAAGGACCTTGATGTGACCAAGATTTTGTATCCTGGGATAGGGAATTTAAGGGCCTGGATAATCGATTGAGATTCAGCCCACACGTCATCTAGAACCAGCAATATCTTTTCCGATCCCATTTGACTTATCATGTTCTCTAGTTGGTTCTTTGCATCCTCATCAGATTGAAACTCACAGTTTTTTACATGAAGATGATGCACAAATATTTTCTGGACGATAGTCTTAAGGGAAGTTGTCCTAGAAACCGTAATGTAAAATATATTGTCCCCAAAAATGCCTGTACAAATACAAGCAGGCTCGATGGCCGACATGAAATATACGTAACCatctatatataacactataactAAAACCAGTTTAATGTTAAACTGCTgtcatatataataaaataaacaaaagttcATACCTTTAATTTCATTATCATGACAAAGCATCTTTGCTAGTGTAGTCTTACCACAACCTCCCGGGGCCGAGACGGTGAGCACCTGGTCAGCGACATTGAGCAGAATGCGTTTCAATTCTTGAAGATGAGCATCCAAGCCGACGATGAAATCCGGGAGCTCAGGAACACCGAAAGAACTTGAAAATCCACCTGCCCGATTAGTAACCGTTGAAAGTACTCGATCCATTTTATCGCCCAAATCATAAACCTCCTTCAAAGTCCTCAGACTAAGAGTCATATTATCCTGCAATTCAACCTGAAAGAACCTCAATAGCTCATGGTCCAACCGAATCAACTTATTAGCATGATCAAACTTCTCGTACACATTCCAACACTTGATCATTGAGCACTCCAGAACTAGTTTCTTACCATTCCCCAAATAAATTATGAACATTTCGGTCTCCGGTTCTGGACGGTCCAACACTTTGCTTAATCGGCCGCTTTCGTGCAATATCGGCTGGATGTTTGTTAAAGTTTTGTCAAGGCGTTTGAGTAAAGTTGTAAATTTGGGTGTTCTCTTGATTTCTAATGCTACGGCTTCCATTAATTCTATGACTCCTGTTTCTAATGCCATATCATGTGCGCTTTTTACATCCATCTGTTTAAAGATAAAACCACAACTAATATATAAAATACACAAATAAAACCCTAAAAATCAACTGTCGATTTAAAACTAAAATTCAGATTGTATAAAGTGAGGCAAGTGCTGAAACTGGTGATGCATATGTTTGGAATTAGAATACTTATACTGCTGCCATAGATGCCTGTTGGAATATTATAATATGCGAATTGAACATAATCCACAGAAATGAAATACCTTGGATGTTGGGAAATTGTTAATTGCTTTTTCACGTATGTATGGTGATGAGGCGTGCAAAGCAAAACATCGATGGCGTTGCTGGTAAGTAAGAACACAGATACTTTTTCTTACCTATGGATGAAGTTGACTACTGCTGTGGATCAACCGATGAAGTCTTCTGTTGTTCTTACCTACGATATATATAGGCAGATGGGAAAACACGTCTTTGTGTTATTTACATATTTACACACCTTATTGCCTATTTGGACACCCTTCAAGACGCCttgtatagacctatacgaggcgtatagccTTTTTCAATTTCCAAGAGAATCTCTGATTATGTCATATTTTGTCTTATTTGCCTCGTATacgtctcgtataggcctatactgggcgtctaggGGAAAAAAGACCATTTAGCCCCTGAtttaggcctatactgggggtaaattggtcttttttgCCTCTCTTATATGcctagtataggcctatactaggcgtatataagggtttttttttttttttttaacaaacattttaacaatattaatcgttttagcaaaacttttatacaaaaacaagtttttttattttaaataattaatattaggaccccTCGTTGGTTTTTTTTGGTTGAAAAATGGATGTTTTGGTAGGGTAATTTGATTGTTTTTGGAGGGTGATGTTTTTTGAGTAAAAAAATGGGTGTTTTGGTGGGGTAATTTGagttgtttttttaaaaaaagttttattgtttttgtataaaagtttgctaaaacgattaatattgtataaaatgtttattaaaaaaaattaaaaaaaaaaaaaacccttcaagacgcccagtataggcctatacgaggcatataagGGGCAAAGGGTCACATATGAGGCCTATACGAAGGGTCCTAtacgcccagtataggcctatacgaggcgtcttgaagGGGTCAAACCAGAAGTGACATGAGTCAGACACTGATTTTGATGTAaccctatacgcctcgtataggcctatacgaggcaaaGGGTGTCTAAATAGGCAGATAAGGTGTCCAAATAGATTGaccctttttttattatttttagtccGCATGGTTTAAGTTATTTTAATAGTTTAGTTAAATATTTCAATTTTTCTCTTAGACCATTACAATAAggtaggggaccgctaaaatgaaaaccaactCCAGTTAtaagaaccgagagaaccactttctagctaCTAGATCTACAAGATGGATgaatgagattaaaagtagttaaaattaatattaaatactttTAGTCttgttattttttaatattttaatgcaaaagggcactttagtaaaattactcttttttgactttttgtctttattattttttattactttttttattatattagtttttattttttaaatagaatttttttattaaaagcatttTAAATTCAGCTTTTTAACAAAACAATTTTATTTTGCGCGCTgtttttacgcccggctttttcacgcgtcgtttttaacgcgccgtttttacacCGGCCTTTTTAATGTGCCGTTTTCACGCTCCGTTTTAACGCGCTGTTTTTTACGCAACGTTTTACGCctttttttacacgccgtttttttacgcgccgttttacgCCCCCTTATTCACGCCCCGTATTTACGCGTCGTTTTATCACCCGGTTTTTTTACGAgccgtttttttacgcgccgttttttacacccCGTTTTTTACGTGCTCTTTTttttacgcaccgttttttaCACCCCATTTTTTCACCCCgtatttacgcgccgttttttacaaacgtgtttttaaatttttttacggttttaaacttttttttacaaaaaaaaacttttttataattttttttacaaaaacttttgaacaaataacaaaaatttatattaaatttttttacggttttaacctttttttacacacacgatttttaatcttttttactttttttacgaaaacgttttttacagttttaaacttttttttacaaaaaaacttttttaccaaaaacttttttaacaaatttttttttcataaaatttttttaacaaaagaaaaaaatttaTACGAAACTTTTTTTACgattttaaccttttttttacaaaaacc is from Helianthus annuus cultivar XRQ/B chromosome 9, HanXRQr2.0-SUNRISE, whole genome shotgun sequence and encodes:
- the LOC110908206 gene encoding serine/threonine-protein kinase SRK2E; this translates as MDRSMAAASSAMDLPIMHDSDRYDLVKDIGSGNFGVARLMRDKQTKELVAVKYIERGEKIDENVQREIINHRSLRHPNIVRFRELILTPTHLAIVMEYASGGELFDRICNAGRFNEDEARFFFQQLISGVSYCHSMQVCHRDLKLENTLLDGSPAPRLKICDFGYSKSSVLHSQPKSTVGTPAYIAPEVLLRQEYDGKIADVWSCGVTLYVMLVGGYPFEDPNEPKDFRKTIHRILHVQYSIPENIQISPECRHLISRIFVGDPAQRITMAEIKQHEWFLKNLPANLMDEDNMMNSQFEEPDQPMQSVDAIMQIISEATIPPAGLYDLDMMDDDLDDFDSDPDELDIDSSGEIIYAI
- the LOC110908207 gene encoding probable disease resistance protein At5g66900 isoform X2; this encodes MDVKSAHDMALETGVIELMEAVALEIKRTPKFTTLLKRLDKTLTNIQPILHESGRLSKVLDRPEPETEMFIIYLGNGKKLVLECSMIKCWNVYEKFDHANKLIRLDHELLRFFQVELQDNMTLSLRTLKEVYDLGDKMDRVLSTVTNRAGGFSSSFGVPELPDFIVGLDAHLQELKRILLNVADQVLTVSAPGGCGKTTLAKMLCHDNEIKGIFGDNIFYITVSRTTSLKTIVQKIFVHHLHVKNCEFQSDEDAKNQLENMISQMGSEKILLVLDDVWAESQSIIQALKFPIPGYKILVTSRSLFTIASTYKLGLLNDEDARTLFYHSAFPCDGDRINVPEDLIIKMVKSCKGFPLALKAVGASLRGQGEVEWRTTLKKWSEGQSIFDSNNEKIAASALMDLWIELYNLDKEGMYTIEFLLELSSRNLLNLIVASKNASELEGYCNEHYVTQHDLLRDLAIHLSSQDPIPQRKRLLIEIHANDIPAWWIKQTQQPISARLLSITTDETFSSDWYDLKAPKVEVLVLNTQGKKYALPHFIKTMNELKALNVTSYGIYPSELHELTSISHLSNLKRMRLEHVSLSPSIQFIYELKNLQKLSFIMCEIGNALESCTVDSPSMSPNLMEFEMANALDSGSVDSSPMPPNLTELEIDGCYDLKQAPASICYLVHLKKLSIINCHELDTLPKALGSLLNLEILRVHSCTRLAKLPESIGNLRNLMYLDISDCLSINSLPYQIGELNGLRVFKMSGCHGLEELPASVTKLSLLEDVICDEETSYLWRYYESDLRDTKINVVEDDRLANFMKIVG
- the LOC110908207 gene encoding probable disease resistance protein At5g66900 isoform X1 yields the protein MDVKSAHDMALETGVIELMEAVALEIKRTPKFTTLLKRLDKTLTNIQPILHESGRLSKVLDRPEPETEMFIIYLGNGKKLVLECSMIKCWNVYEKFDHANKLIRLDHELLRFFQVELQDNMTLSLRTLKEVYDLGDKMDRVLSTVTNRAGGFSSSFGVPELPDFIVGLDAHLQELKRILLNVADQVLTVSAPGGCGKTTLAKMLCHDNEIKGIFGDNIFYITVSRTTSLKTIVQKIFVHHLHVKNCEFQSDEDAKNQLENMISQMGSEKILLVLDDVWAESQSIIQALKFPIPGYKILVTSRSLFTIASTYKLGLLNDEDARTLFYHSAFPCDGDRINVPEDLIIKMVKSCKGFPLALKAVGASLRGQGEVEWRTTLKKWSEGQSIFDSNSELLLSLRASVDALVESLPIAHECFLDMGSFPEDEKIAASALMDLWIELYNLDKEGMYTIEFLLELSSRNLLNLIVASKNASELEGYCNEHYVTQHDLLRDLAIHLSSQDPIPQRKRLLIEIHANDIPAWWIKQTQQPISARLLSITTDETFSSDWYDLKAPKVEVLVLNTQGKKYALPHFIKTMNELKALNVTSYGIYPSELHELTSISHLSNLKRMRLEHVSLSPSIQFIYELKNLQKLSFIMCEIGNALESCTVDSPSMSPNLMEFEMANALDSGSVDSSPMPPNLTELEIDGCYDLKQAPASICYLVHLKKLSIINCHELDTLPKALGSLLNLEILRVHSCTRLAKLPESIGNLRNLMYLDISDCLSINSLPYQIGELNGLRVFKMSGCHGLEELPASVTKLSLLEDVICDEETSYLWRYYESDLRDTKINVVEDDRLANFMKIVG